Part of the Mytilus trossulus isolate FHL-02 chromosome 2, PNRI_Mtr1.1.1.hap1, whole genome shotgun sequence genome is shown below.
AAAGGCTTAAACAAGAAATCACGACTAAATTAGAAATTTCTGGagtttattgaattttataataCCAGATGGAATAAACTACACAATAGATTaggtttaaatgtttaatttcctAACAAAACTGGTGACAGTTGAACAggtttagttaaattttattgaatactGGAAACATAATCTTCTACGTCTTGACCTTTTTAACTGTTGCACAGTCATTTGGGTATAAAATCATAGTTAACTTCCTATTTTTGGACAATATTACATTAATTACATATCATACAAAAATAGCTAGATCTATGATGCAAAAAtggttaatagatataggaagatgtggtgtgagtgccaatgagacaactctccatccaaataacaatttaaaaagtaaaccattataggttaaagtacggccttcaacacagagccttggctcacaccaaacaacaagctataaagggccccaaaatttctagtgtaaaaccattcaaacgggaaaaccaacggtctaatctatataaacaaaacgagaaatgagaaacacgtatatatattacataaacaaactactgtacatcagattcgttgaaaaaataaagttttttttttacttgtatgtGTTGACCAAAAAGTTCTTGGTTTATCCCCTTTAAGTACTTGTGATCACAAAGTTTTTTAGATACTGCAAAGCCATGAAATTTCATGGCTGACATAGATGATGCATGTTTGACAAAAAAGTCTGAAAATCTTAAACCTAATTAGACTGTATCTTAATGTAAagttcaaaataacaaaaagttcTTTTCATAGTATAATTTGGTCAACccacaaaaaaaattcaagattttAATTTGAGATAATGTCTTGATCATAttaaagcttctgtccaagtttcataacacatttttttaaccacAAAGGAAACCAAAATGAAGATAACGCTGAGGCCAATGGAATGAACATGTAGGATCAATATGCCTTGCTTCCACATACAAATGTTGCAGGTCAACCAAAATTTGatgttgaaatacaaaatattcttaTCTGTCTAATACCTACCTCCTTTTTCTGATGCTTTCTATAGAAGATGGAATGGAAAGTGAAGAAAAAAGAGGAGCTTTATCCTGACTGTGTCCATCTGTTTGACCATATGTAAGAGGATGTTGTCTAACTCGACTTTCTAGATACAGAAACAGTACTCTTAATCCTTCGAAACATAATGTCGCTAGCCCTACTATAATACAGACATAAAACAAATCTGAAAAAATACAAGAGTTatttaatcatgtttaatatttaaaagtaaatgaaaaaaaaatctttatgtatgaaggggaatgtgtcaaagagtcaAAGAGACATTACAACCTGACCAGAAGTCAGAAACAACTAAAGTCCACCAAagggtcttcaacacggagagAACATCACGTCACTGGAGGACGGCTTCAGCTTATATTATCTTGACCAATATGGAACTTTAACAACCAAATCTACATACAGTCAAAATTGCTTGATAGTGTTGAAACCTTCAATTTATACagatgtttgtgtttttgtaagatgtatttctatttgtatctgCCTGATAAATTCAGCCTTattcaactgattttgatagttagttcttatgttgtactgttacacaacTGTCCAAGATAAGGGGAGAGTTAGCACCTATAAACTggtgtttaaccctgccacattctgtatgtgacTGTCCCAAGTCGGGAACCTGTAAATAAGCGGTTGTcgttttgttgatgtgttacataattgtttttcattcattatttttaacataaattagtttttagtgtacatgttaaacagtATTTATGACTGAAAAATTACAACAATAAAGCACCATAATGTtacatgaaatttaaatataaatatgtctcTAAGacataaattaggccattagttttctagtttgaattgttttccagTTGCCATTtcagggtcttttatagctgactatgcagtatgggctttgcccattgttgaagactgAACAGTGACcaatagttgataatttctgtgtcaattggtctactgtggagagttgtctcattggcaatcgtaccacatcttaattttataatgtttatattgtCTTTGAACTTCCATTGACAGATTCAAAGATTTCTCTTCTTTTCGCATCTTTGTAATGCTGCCTTGTTTCAGCAGTAGAGAGAACAAGGTAGATAATCAATATCTAGAGAATTCATGGTTTTACAATGTGTAAGACTTATTCATGTCTAGTTGAgcataaaatgttttgtttgtgcATGGGTTCTAATAAGGGGTACTTTAAGTGGTCAAAAGAAGTATAGGGTTTACTATAGAACCATAAAGGAAAATTTTTAATGTCATGTTTAAAGGGTTATAACTTGAGAACAGTAAGAGAAAGAGACAAAGTTCCTGTAGGCTTGGGAGCAGACTTTGGCAAAGCTATGAGATCAAATATCCATACAAATTCAAGTTTTTCTCAATCCATGAtgagggagctaccatttgatttttatgggggggggggctaggatgaaaaattttgtcctgcttttttttttagctgtaatctctgtcctgcctttttatctttttatttttcactctgttcggtcctgccttttttttttagtttaatctgactttttttttacctaaatcgTCGTCCTGACtaattttttttgcaagtgtctcatcctgcctttttttttaactcaaaactcctgtcctgcctatttttttcaaatttcatcctagcccccccataaaaatcaaatggtagctccctaatcagtatccacgaaaataaataaatccacatgCAATACTGAATGGTTTAACAGTCAACTGTAATCAGGTTTACACTTATTATAACTTACTGGAAGTGGTACATGTATCTCTGAAAGGATTTCTTCCCTACATAAAGTTTTCATAGATTATGTTGCAAAGCTGCCAAGAAAATATTCAACTTAAAGTTTTACACCCATAttctataataaaaattatggaAGGTTGATTCATTATAAGTATCATCTGTTATTTTTTAGTTAGACAaaccaatagatataggaagatgtggtgtgagtgccaatgagacaactctccatccaaataacaatttaaaaagtaaaccattataggttaaagtacggccttcaacacagagccttggctcacaccgaacaacaagctataaagggccccaaaattactagtgtaaaaccattcaaacgggaaaaccaacagtctaatctataaaaacaaaatgagaaacgagaaacacgtatatattacataaacaaacgacaactactgtacatcagattcctgacttaggacaggtgcaaacatttgcagcgggattaaacgttttaatggatccaaaccttctccctttttcctgaaacaatagcataacatcacaacatagaaaaacatacaataaaatatcaattggcagacttaactcaatcaaaaaacgtatgattacaagTTTGGTTCAAATAACTGGTTGTCTTTTAGGTGCAgaagaaaacatttttcaacAGAAGCTAATTTACCTAAGTGAAGGAAATATATTGCACACTCAATTCATTACTGTAAGGTCGactaacattatttaaaaacaaatgatggTCCttcaacaaacatgacaaacaaaatttgaaagtaaaagGATTGGATgcatcaatatacaaatgtaaatgtgCAACAATTGGAGACAGTCGCACAGTACttatttaataccaaatattaaatatacatttgtttgcTTTTAAACAACAATATTCCTCAAAGTATATAGGAGACAAGATAAAATTAGTTACACAGTTGTGCTAGTGTCCTGATACAATATATActgggtcagtaaattccatattggGTCTGTGCTTCTAACCCAATATGGGAGTTACTTATgccatatatattgtattagaTACTATAAACACACTGtgtaagtattatatatataccacGCTATTTACAAGTTAACATATTATTTAAACGACAAATCTGCAGGATGAGTtcgtttaaacatgttaatgagtAAGGCGAGGTGTATGTTTTGAAACATCATTCAAAAGTGGCCTGGTGATtttttatccaataaaaaaacagtGGGAGTGTCGTTTTAGCACGCTGCTTCGAACATGCACGAGAAAACCGATCCAGTTGGGAATATGGCACATAAGATATGACAAAAAGTTATCTTTCTAAATTGAGCGACTCAGGTTCCTCTACGGCACATACCATTTGATATTTTGGGGGGCTGTGAATTTTTAGAACAAATTACCGGTATTCTGGCTCtgatttgactttaaaaaaaagatttaaaaaaaagatttcaccaaaaaaattgtattgcaacaaaatttaattgcatttaaaaataaaaatattcttgcTCAGGTATAAACATCCCCCCTCCCTGTAAGAGGTGTTGACATTATTAAGTCAGTGACAGAAAGGAGAAGTcctatttgtaaaacaaacgaAATCCTTGTCCTCGTGCATTTACTAAACTGTCAATCACATAGAGACGTAACAAAGTGGCGGAGTTTAAATCATGGTTTAACATTAGAAAATATCAGGTAAAACCACAGTCCAAGCTCCATCAATGGACAAGAAGTTGCAAGGACAAAGTATGTCATGATTCTTTTTAATGGAATAACATATAAATCTTTATATTAAACCATGGCTTTTAAAACTGAACTATTAGTAAAACAGATTATcatgtaaaaacttcaaaggaaaaatgccATATTATGTTACAAATAATAAGACACTGATCACTACAAAAGTAATGATGCCAATTTATCTCTTTTACTTCAGGAAACTTCAGAAAAAACTGATGCAGCATAATGTTAAgattatctaaaaataaacaaataaatctaaatCCCAACATTCcgaaattcaaacaaaaaatcccTGATTCCGAAAGGGTCAAATCCTGAAACCCCAAGCTTAAACCGCCAGATCCCAAAGTCCTGATTAAGGTTCTTATCCCCTCTTTAATACTACTTACCATTTTTGGTCTTCACtgatatacttttaaataagaaatgCTCAATGGAGAGTTTTGTAGAGAAATATTCCTACAAAAGAAAAGGACACTTGTACTTGTAATGTAATTGTAGCattattataaatgtaatgCAAAAAACAGAAGCGGAATTCGAAGATTCTTAGatattatctaaaaaataaatgaaagtttaataaaaacgAAAACACAAGGGTTAAAACATATAacattgttttcattattatttgacaACAGAAttactggattttttttcatttttaatatcaCTTCTCTTTCAATATTGTGAGAAAAAAGTATACTTCTTTTGATATAGTTCTGAACATTAGACCCAAAAAAAGGTATGTGTGTTTACTGTACCCTGTAGTAACTAccttaaggttcatgtggaccctatggctaaaatggccgtattttcatcTCATAATTTTCTCTGAGTACAGGCAAACCTAtgcatctggaaaagttttaaggcatagcatgcccggtagataaatagaattcaaatgcattgtttgatgtagaaaattcataacttaactggattttgcTGTACACTTTTTTCGTCtctgcagaagatgataaaattaacaaacagttgagtttaccttgatatggtccactcaggtacacagtttaattaaccaattattgtcaggtatctattCTCCTTCTAATGcccatgtcaattaaaaatgctcactttaatttttacctgtggggaagttctcaaacctgtttcccaacttagtttattttggcaccttctggaggaatgaaaaaaagtgcgctgcaaaatcctggtaagtttttatttttctaaaacataaaacatacatgaaattcatttatctagggcatgctatgcctaatttttttttacagatgtgcaggtttgtctgtactcaagAGTAAATTTTTAGGTGAAAATACGTCCATTTTAgacatagggtccacatgaaccttaaagtTTTGTTTGCCCTTTTTGATTTTAAAGTCACAATGTTGCTcccatagactcaatgtaataaaaaaaaatccctacctacctaAATGTACCCTGTTTTTTTCAGCAATTGACAGTAAACACATGTtctaatttgattttgtttggcCTTAAAGTAACTGGAATCACAGATTGAAAGATTTGTGtaaaaagtttcaaataaaattccCTGGTATGGTGGCatacaaaaacaatgaaatatcacATTTGCATTTAGTTTAGAAGGATTATTGCAATAgttcttttttcaattgatttttgaaGTAAATTCTTTGGAAACTTCAATTTTAGAAAATGCACtggttttttattttgtttttttatgacttaaatatggaaggaaagacaaATCTTCCAATTAAATTTTGACTTAATAATTTCCAGAAAGAGGTATTGAAAATGTACCatttcaacaacaacaaaaattaagaCTAGTACATGAAGGTGTTCATTCTTCATTGGGAAAAATATTTTCCTTACAAATACCTTATAATTTCAAATAGCTGTATGATTGGAAATAAAAATTGGAATAACAGCATTTGAAAGAGTTTGGTAGTATATAGGCATATCAATACAAATGGTATTCAATTACTTTAACATGCAtaagatacttataaaatactttCATAATTCTTATCAATGGCCTTATTTTGATATCTTACTGTTTcacattaatttataaatagcaatatgttataaatttatatatatacaaaagacCTTTAAGCATGTGTATGTCCAAATTAATTAGCTGTACAACCACTCTTCTTAAATTTAGGgcaaatacatgtaacatgtcAAAAGTAGCAGAAGAATATCAAATCTGTATATTTCTTATAGTCATTggaacatgtacaaaaatgtataaaggcacaaggtacatgtatgttcaaCCTGACAGAATTGTGTTTACATGATTTAGTATCAGTGAGGATTATTTCAAACCATTTATATTGGTATTCAAACTTGCACAACTCTGTAGTTTATAgccttatatagtttataagatatctcatatagtttataagatatcttatatagtttataagatatcttatatagtttataagatatcttataaagtttataagatatcttataaagtttataagatatctcatataatttatcagatatcttaaataattgtctttataagatatctcataaactatataagatatcttataaactatatgagatatcttataaactatataagatatcttataaattatataagatatcttatataaaaattgtttataagatataagatatactttataagatatcttataaagtatataagatatcttatatgatatataagatatctcataaaaatgaaattatataagatgtcttatatattataggagatatcttatttagtttataagatatctcctaaagtttataagatatcttataaagtttataagatatcttataaactatataagatatcttatataagatatattatataaaaattgtttataagatatctcatatactttataagatatcttataaagtatataagatatcttatataatatataagatatctcatataatatataagatatctcataaaaatgaaattatataagatgtcttatatattatagaagatatcttatttagtttataagatatctcctaaattatataagatatcttatataaaagttgtttataagatatctcatgtactttataagatatcttataaactttagaagatatcttataaatatataagatatcttataaaatatataagatatcttataaaccaggggcggatccaggattttggaAAGGGGGGGGCGAAGAATTTAAatttcgccgagcggagcgaggggaaaaaattttgggaccctttttgggctaaaaaacataaaataagtgcttggggcatgtatattttatagttgctgTAAAGTGTAAGGATTGGACATTTTCTATGCTGTATTCTCCCTATTAATTgtctatcataaaatgatagtattaatccaaagctatgtactgatatatttgatgtaggacttgtcagtaaaaaatagaCATGGAAATTCGACTCAATTTACAATACGACCGACacgagttaaaaaagacaaacaagcagttTTTATATCCAAATGTTTGATTGACATGTTTCACCCAACATAACATAGAGAACCGAAGTGAGGGGTTCCAAATCCACAAAAGATAACAAAAgtgtctgaaatgacaacgaaGTTAGAATGACGGTCCACAAATGGAGACATAAAGGTCACACCCAGTAGGCAGCTTACAGTCTGGTATTGAAAAAGTATGCAATATATATCAGTCCCGTGAAACAGACATTCCAGTAAGACATGCAAACCCCGGCCACAAAAAAACTACGTCCGTTTTTATTGATCATGTTCATTTCATGCTTAAtaattttgttggaaattttcgtttttaatagcaaaaaagtggataagactattgttttcaatacaGATACGGccagaatttttgttttaggCAAGAATCAGAGtcaattttttctctctcaaatatctcagaatgcctcctcaaatcaaatggtttCGTACCTGAGACTTGAAATTTTTATAGAGCttatactaaaattgagaatggaaattgggaatgtgtcaaagagacaacaacccgaccatagaaaaaacaacagcagaaggtcacgaacaggtcttcaatgtagcgagaaattcccacacccggaggcgtccttccgTGGCCACTTAACAAATAtctactagttcagtgataatgaacgctattgtatttccaaattgtacacaagaaactaaaaataaaataatacaagagtAACagaggccagaggctcctgacttggaacaggcgcaaaaatgcggcgggctgactggggatcattattcaacttttttatttattggggcatttggggttaaacatgttttcgtaggtaaataattttgtggaacttttttttcatgaaagtgTAATAGTCTATATAGAGTATTTAAtattactttctgtttggtagaatagtgaaatagaagtcaatacgTTCTTGCTCAATCCTATGTCGCTTTGATGATTTCCTGATTGTCATGACATCCTCAGCCTAAATTAAGCAATGTGTAtcactgtaatttgaatttcaaaatgaccgtGTGCCGTTTTTTCAACgcactggtcaactccaccatagcaaatcacatgactttgacaatcagtaaataccagcgaaaaatatattgataagtaaagaattgtcgtataaaaattaaatactcaggaaatggcaaagttcacgaagtctagtctgtctgattaataatttaaaaaaaaaaaagtcagcgCAAAGGGGGGGTGTACGCCCTCTACGCCAccctctgaatccgccactgtaaactatataagatgtcttataaactttaggagatatcttataaactttaggagatatcttataaactttaggagatatcttatataatatatgagatatcttataaaaatgaaattatataagatatcttatatattaaaggagatatcttatatattatataagatatcttatatattataggagatatatcttgaaattcgaataaatagtaaaacagcTTGCCATATATATGATGCTGATTAAATTTGTACTTTGATTTCAAAACCTTTACAAGCATCCAAGAAGTATGAATGAGGATGACTGCTTCACTATAGATGCTGTCAAGGATCAGTCCATACACAATATTAAACAGAACCCTACTGACTGTGTACTGGGACCTGATCCTGTTTTTGACCAATTGTCCCACAATGATTTTTTAtgagtaatttttttattaatttgcgGATGACAGGACACCAAAAACAACCAACTGGCACTAAAAATAAAAGCTCACAGTCAGTTGCTGGTTTTTTGGCTAACATTTAACATTGAATGCAAGGATTTATAACTAATTTCAATGGCCACTCACTGGCATCATATG
Proteins encoded:
- the LOC134707001 gene encoding protein SLC31A2-like, translated to MMHMMPEYFSTKLSIEHFLFKSISVKTKNDLFYVCIIVGLATLCFEGLRVLFLYLESRVRQHPLTYGQTDGHSQDKAPLFSSLSIPSSIESIRKRRLKYHCLAFITHIINVILGFLIMLAVMSYNVWIGVSVLSGAGLGHFLFGAMKNRLHLKYPTIAPAVRSNSSVQINTLTETPESDVIM